In the Geobacter sp. FeAm09 genome, one interval contains:
- a CDS encoding radical SAM protein: protein MTWKIRQKLRALLDAETSLRPHMRGRGGQLAVCLVYPNSYQTAMSSLGFQTVFGLLAESADILCERAFLPDREELEEHRRSGTPLLSLESQRPLADFDVVAFSTSFEPDYLHIPLMLELARIPILVAERTGGDPLVIAGGAAFFINPEPVADFLDVVCIGEGEELVPALVSCLMSPRQGGRGGLLSVLAALPGFYVPSLYQPQYDADGRLTGFEGAPGAPLPVVRACPALEQYRPAASLILTDNTEFGDMFLVEVSRGCPRGCRFCSAGFIYGPFRQQPFAHLTAAVDEGLGHRSKVGLVGAAVSDYREIGRLCAYIVGKGAKVSVSSLRIDRLDGAMLDALTLSGHKTISLAPEGGSQRLRDLIRKNLSEGQILDACDLLISRDILNLKLYFIIGLPTETEADLDELLRLVAAIRERVLERARSNKRIGEIILSVNPFIPKPFTPFQWCGMEPIASLERKVKLLEAAVRGMPNVRLKVESLRESYLQALLSRGDRRLSGLVAAMAAGSSLKKAAKQRGIDTDRYVCREIPGDAILPWSVIGTADPGHLRKEYERAMGEGERQP from the coding sequence ATGACCTGGAAGATCAGACAAAAACTGCGCGCCCTGCTGGATGCCGAGACCAGCCTCCGCCCCCATATGCGGGGCAGGGGCGGGCAATTGGCCGTCTGCCTCGTCTACCCCAATTCCTACCAAACCGCCATGAGCAGCCTGGGCTTTCAGACGGTCTTCGGGCTCCTGGCGGAATCGGCCGACATCCTGTGCGAGCGGGCCTTTCTGCCCGACCGGGAGGAGTTGGAGGAACACCGGCGCAGCGGCACGCCGCTCCTTTCTCTGGAGAGCCAGCGCCCCCTGGCGGATTTCGACGTCGTCGCCTTTTCCACCTCCTTCGAGCCGGACTACCTCCATATCCCCCTCATGCTGGAACTGGCGCGCATCCCGATTCTGGTCGCAGAGCGCACCGGCGGAGATCCCCTGGTCATTGCGGGGGGGGCGGCGTTTTTCATCAACCCCGAACCGGTGGCCGACTTCCTCGACGTGGTCTGTATCGGCGAGGGGGAGGAACTCGTGCCCGCCCTGGTGTCGTGCCTGATGTCGCCCCGGCAGGGGGGGAGGGGAGGATTGTTGTCCGTCCTTGCCGCCCTGCCCGGTTTCTATGTCCCGAGCCTCTACCAACCGCAGTACGATGCCGATGGCCGCCTGACCGGCTTTGAGGGGGCTCCGGGCGCCCCGCTGCCGGTGGTGCGCGCCTGCCCAGCCCTGGAACAATACCGTCCGGCAGCCTCCCTGATCCTGACCGACAACACGGAATTCGGCGACATGTTCCTGGTGGAGGTGAGCCGGGGGTGTCCGCGCGGCTGCCGTTTCTGTAGCGCTGGCTTCATCTACGGCCCGTTTCGCCAGCAGCCCTTCGCGCACCTCACGGCCGCGGTGGACGAGGGGCTCGGGCACCGCTCCAAGGTCGGACTGGTGGGGGCGGCGGTGTCCGACTATCGGGAGATCGGCCGCCTGTGCGCTTACATCGTGGGGAAGGGGGCCAAGGTCTCGGTCTCGTCCCTGCGCATCGACCGGCTGGACGGCGCCATGCTGGACGCCCTGACGCTGAGCGGCCACAAGACCATCTCCCTGGCGCCGGAGGGTGGCTCCCAGCGGCTGCGGGACCTGATCCGCAAAAACCTGAGCGAGGGGCAGATCCTGGACGCCTGCGACCTGCTGATCTCCCGGGACATCCTCAACCTGAAGCTGTACTTCATCATCGGCCTGCCGACGGAGACGGAGGCGGACCTGGATGAACTGCTCCGGCTCGTGGCGGCCATCCGCGAGCGGGTGCTGGAGCGGGCGCGAAGCAACAAGCGGATCGGCGAGATCATCCTGTCGGTGAACCCCTTCATCCCCAAGCCGTTCACCCCCTTTCAGTGGTGCGGCATGGAGCCCATCGCCTCGTTGGAGCGCAAGGTGAAGCTGCTGGAGGCGGCCGTGCGGGGCATGCCCAACGTGCGCCTCAAGGTGGAGAGCCTGCGGGAGTCCTATCTCCAGGCCCTGCTGTCCCGGGGGGACCGGCGGCTTTCGGGCCTGGTGGCCGCCATGGCGGCGGGGAGTTCCCTCAAGAAGGCGGCCAAACAGCGCGGGATCGATACGGACAGGTATGTGTGCCGCGAGATCCCCGGAGACGCCATCCTCCCCTGGAGTGTCATCGGCACGGCGGACCCGGGGCACCTGAGGAAAGAATACGAACGGGCCATGGGGGAAGGGGAGAGGCAGCCATGA
- the murB gene encoding UDP-N-acetylmuramate dehydrogenase: MSRHTSLKVGGPADLYAEPEDADDLLALVRALKERRAPWLAIGRGYNLLVRDGGIRGAVISLARFNRISEAGERLVRAEAGAENLALVRFAQERGLGGIGYISGIPGTVGGAVKMNAGAYGSGVLERLESLTLLEGDAVAEYRREELDYGYRRLTLPAGAIVLAAQFRLVACNPQQTEEEIRKDTELRRTKHNVGFPSAGSFFKNPAGQAAWRLIDGAGLRGLAVGGAQVSEVHSNFLINRGGATAADFLALAEKVKEAVLAASGVQLEEEVRIVGEEP; the protein is encoded by the coding sequence ATGAGCCGGCATACCTCCCTCAAGGTGGGAGGACCAGCCGACCTGTACGCCGAGCCGGAGGACGCGGACGACCTGCTGGCCCTGGTGCGCGCCCTGAAAGAGCGGCGCGCACCCTGGCTGGCCATCGGCCGGGGCTACAACCTGCTGGTGCGGGACGGCGGCATCCGGGGAGCGGTGATCTCCCTGGCGCGCTTCAACCGGATCAGCGAGGCGGGGGAACGGCTGGTGCGGGCCGAGGCCGGGGCGGAAAACCTGGCGCTGGTGCGCTTCGCCCAGGAGCGGGGCCTGGGGGGCATCGGCTACATCTCCGGCATCCCCGGGACGGTGGGGGGGGCGGTCAAAATGAATGCCGGGGCCTACGGTTCGGGGGTACTGGAACGACTGGAATCCCTGACGCTCCTGGAGGGGGACGCGGTTGCCGAGTACCGCCGGGAGGAGTTGGATTACGGTTACCGCCGCCTGACGCTGCCGGCAGGGGCGATCGTGCTGGCAGCCCAGTTCCGGCTCGTGGCATGCAACCCTCAGCAGACCGAGGAGGAGATCCGCAAGGATACGGAGCTGCGGCGCACAAAGCACAACGTGGGCTTTCCCAGCGCCGGGTCGTTCTTCAAGAACCCCGCCGGCCAGGCCGCCTGGCGGCTGATCGACGGGGCCGGCCTGCGCGGCCTCGCGGTGGGGGGAGCCCAGGTGTCGGAAGTGCACAGCAATTTCCTGATCAACCGCGGCGGGGCCACGGCGGCCGACTTCCTGGCACTGGCCGAAAAGGTCAAGGAGGCGGTGCTGGCGGCATCCGGCGTACAGCTCGAAGAAGAGGTCAGGATCGTAGGAGAGGAACCATGA
- a CDS encoding D-alanine--D-alanine ligase, producing the protein MRDKRIGVLMGGLSAEREVSLNSGAAVHRALLAQGYDAVAIDVGRDLAAVLEREGVQAAFIALHGRYGEDGCIQGLLELLQIPYTGSGVLASALAMHKLFSKQTFAANGILTAPFRHFRRGEAVRLPELPFGLPLVVKPVQEGSSVGISIVKEEEQLAPALELAFRHDNEILVEQYIKGQEVQVGILEDRPVGAIEIVPKGEFYDYEAKYTDGMAEHIFPARLDKQLYEKALLTGLAAHRSLGCSGYSRVDLLVTAAGECYVLEVNTLPGMTALSLLPEIAAKGAGLSFETLVARIIDSATLSIKAD; encoded by the coding sequence ATGAGAGACAAAAGAATCGGCGTACTGATGGGTGGGCTCTCGGCGGAGCGGGAGGTGTCGCTGAACAGCGGCGCGGCCGTGCACCGGGCCCTGCTCGCCCAGGGGTACGACGCCGTGGCCATCGACGTGGGCCGCGACTTGGCGGCGGTGCTTGAACGGGAGGGGGTCCAGGCGGCCTTCATCGCCCTGCACGGCCGCTATGGCGAGGACGGCTGCATCCAGGGGCTTCTGGAGCTGCTGCAGATCCCCTATACCGGCTCCGGGGTCCTGGCCAGCGCCCTGGCCATGCACAAGCTCTTCAGCAAGCAGACCTTCGCGGCGAACGGCATCCTGACGGCCCCTTTCCGCCATTTCCGCCGGGGCGAGGCGGTGCGGCTCCCCGAGCTTCCCTTCGGCCTCCCCCTGGTGGTGAAACCGGTGCAGGAGGGCTCGTCGGTGGGGATCTCCATCGTCAAGGAGGAGGAGCAGCTGGCGCCGGCCCTTGAGCTGGCCTTCCGCCACGACAACGAGATCCTGGTGGAGCAGTACATCAAGGGACAGGAGGTGCAGGTCGGCATCCTGGAAGACCGCCCCGTGGGCGCCATCGAGATCGTACCCAAGGGTGAATTCTACGATTACGAGGCCAAGTACACCGACGGCATGGCGGAGCACATCTTTCCGGCGCGCCTGGACAAACAGCTGTACGAAAAGGCGCTGCTGACCGGTCTGGCGGCCCACCGTTCCCTGGGATGCAGCGGCTACAGCCGGGTTGACCTGTTGGTCACCGCGGCAGGGGAGTGCTACGTCCTGGAGGTCAACACCCTGCCCGGCATGACCGCCCTGTCGCTTTTGCCGGAGATCGCCGCCAAGGGCGCCGGGCTTTCCTTCGAGACGCTGGTGGCACGCATCATCGATTCGGCAACACTCTCCATCAAGGCAGACTGA
- a CDS encoding cytochrome c3 family protein yields the protein MCAATSIVAMALLAGPACAIPEIIPMKNGVTFRHKAHMVAAHTCRHCHEAGPGKITGFGKEWAHKNCKGCHGELNTGPYHCAGCHVKVYD from the coding sequence ATGTGCGCTGCCACCAGCATCGTGGCCATGGCGCTGCTGGCAGGCCCGGCCTGTGCCATCCCAGAAATCATCCCCATGAAAAACGGGGTCACGTTCCGGCACAAGGCCCACATGGTCGCCGCCCACACGTGCAGGCACTGTCACGAGGCAGGGCCGGGCAAAATCACGGGTTTCGGCAAGGAGTGGGCGCACAAAAACTGCAAGGGGTGCCACGGGGAGCTGAATACGGGGCCCTACCATTGCGCCGGCTGCCATGTGAAGGTGTATGATTAG
- the ftsA gene encoding cell division protein FtsA encodes MSATKRDNLIVGLDIGTTKICAIVGNVTEDGIDIVGIGTSPSSGLRKGVVINIESTVASIRKAIDEAELMAGCEIKSVYAGIAGGHIKGINSQGVIAIKNREVAQEDVRRVIDAAKAIAIPMDREVIHILPQEFIIDEQDGIREPLGMSGVRLEAKVHIVTGAVASAQNIVKSCNRAGLDVADIVLEQLASSEAVLSADEKELGVCLVDIGGGTTDIAIFSEGAIKYTSVLSLGGNHLTNDIAVGLRTPMAEAEKIKQKYGCCLSALVGKDDKIEVPSVGGRKPRELSRNVLCEILGPRVEEMFTLVNREIIKSGLEDSIASGVVITGGSSILEGMPELAEQIFNLPVRRGLPQRIGGLVDVVNSPVYATGVGLIVYGSRNFGAREFPTSKSEDSIFSNAVRRMKTWFREFF; translated from the coding sequence ATGTCAGCAACCAAAAGAGATAATCTGATTGTCGGTCTCGATATCGGCACCACCAAAATCTGTGCCATTGTAGGTAATGTCACGGAGGACGGCATCGACATCGTCGGCATCGGCACCAGCCCGTCCAGCGGCTTGCGCAAAGGGGTGGTGATCAATATCGAAAGCACGGTTGCCTCCATCCGCAAGGCCATCGACGAGGCCGAACTGATGGCCGGCTGCGAGATCAAGTCGGTGTATGCCGGTATCGCCGGCGGCCACATCAAGGGGATCAACTCCCAGGGGGTGATCGCCATCAAGAATCGCGAGGTGGCCCAGGAAGACGTGCGCCGGGTGATCGACGCCGCCAAGGCCATCGCCATCCCCATGGACCGCGAGGTGATCCACATCCTGCCGCAGGAATTCATCATCGACGAACAGGACGGCATCCGCGAGCCGCTCGGCATGAGCGGCGTCCGCCTGGAGGCCAAGGTGCACATCGTCACCGGCGCCGTGGCCAGTGCCCAGAACATCGTCAAGTCCTGCAACCGGGCCGGCCTGGACGTGGCCGACATCGTGCTGGAGCAGTTGGCCTCCTCCGAAGCCGTCCTGTCGGCCGACGAGAAGGAACTGGGGGTCTGCCTGGTGGATATCGGCGGCGGCACCACCGACATCGCCATCTTCTCCGAAGGGGCCATCAAATATACCTCCGTGCTTTCCCTCGGCGGCAACCACCTGACCAACGACATCGCCGTCGGCCTGCGCACCCCCATGGCCGAGGCGGAAAAGATCAAGCAGAAGTACGGCTGCTGTCTCTCGGCGCTGGTGGGCAAGGACGACAAGATCGAAGTGCCCAGCGTCGGCGGCCGCAAGCCGCGGGAGCTGTCCCGCAACGTGCTGTGCGAGATCCTGGGCCCCCGCGTGGAGGAGATGTTCACCCTGGTGAACCGGGAGATCATCAAATCCGGCCTGGAGGATTCCATCGCCTCGGGCGTGGTCATCACCGGCGGTTCCAGCATCCTGGAAGGGATGCCCGAACTGGCCGAGCAGATCTTCAATCTGCCGGTGCGCCGCGGCCTGCCCCAGCGGATCGGCGGCCTGGTGGACGTGGTCAACTCGCCGGTCTATGCCACCGGCGTCGGCCTCATCGTCTACGGCAGCCGCAACTTCGGCGCCCGGGAATTCCCCACCAGCAAGTCGGAGGACAGCATCTTCAGCAACGCCGTGCGTCGGATGAAAACATGGTTCAGGGAGTTTTTCTGA
- the ftsZ gene encoding cell division protein FtsZ, translating to MFEFDETIEQSAVIKVIGVGGGGGNAVNTMIANNIHKVDFIVANTDAQALRHSKAPVKLQLGGQLTKGLGAGANPNIGRDAALEDREKMTEMLKGADMIFIAAGMGGGTGTGAAPVIAEAAKEAGALTVGIVTKPFSREGKQRMAKAEEGIRELKKHVDSLIIIPNDRLLNIAPRSLGILDAFKPSDDVLRQAVQGISDLITTSGFINVDFADVKSIMSERGMAMMGIGIASGENRAVEAAKCAISSPLLEDIDVSGAKGVLVNITGSATMTMDDFDAVNKTVHEKVHEDANIIIGVVIDESLGDEIKVTAIVTGFGDRFDMERGRDLRHNVTQLGEKSSPANKKWLDIPTHIRDRQQTESTTRIRPAVSFIEDDEDQYDIPTFLRKSVD from the coding sequence ATGTTCGAATTTGATGAAACGATTGAACAAAGTGCCGTAATCAAGGTGATCGGCGTGGGCGGCGGCGGCGGCAATGCCGTCAACACCATGATCGCCAATAACATACATAAAGTCGATTTTATCGTTGCCAATACCGACGCCCAGGCGTTGCGCCACTCCAAGGCACCGGTCAAGCTGCAGTTGGGCGGACAGCTGACCAAGGGGCTCGGGGCCGGTGCCAATCCCAACATCGGGCGCGATGCGGCCCTTGAAGACCGGGAGAAGATGACCGAAATGCTCAAAGGCGCCGACATGATCTTCATCGCCGCCGGCATGGGCGGCGGCACCGGGACCGGCGCGGCGCCGGTCATCGCCGAAGCGGCCAAGGAAGCCGGGGCGCTGACCGTCGGCATCGTCACCAAGCCGTTCTCCCGCGAGGGCAAGCAGCGCATGGCAAAGGCCGAAGAGGGCATCCGCGAGCTGAAGAAGCATGTGGACTCCCTGATCATCATCCCCAATGATCGCCTGCTCAATATCGCCCCCCGCTCCCTGGGCATCCTGGACGCCTTCAAACCGTCCGACGACGTCCTGCGCCAGGCTGTGCAGGGCATTTCCGACCTGATCACCACCTCCGGCTTCATCAACGTGGACTTTGCCGATGTCAAGTCCATCATGAGCGAGCGCGGCATGGCCATGATGGGGATCGGCATCGCCAGCGGCGAAAACCGCGCCGTGGAAGCGGCCAAATGTGCCATCTCGAGCCCGCTGTTGGAAGATATCGACGTTTCCGGCGCCAAGGGCGTGCTGGTCAACATCACCGGCTCGGCCACCATGACCATGGACGACTTCGACGCGGTCAACAAGACCGTCCACGAGAAGGTCCACGAAGACGCCAACATCATCATCGGCGTGGTCATCGACGAGAGCCTGGGCGACGAGATCAAGGTCACCGCCATCGTCACCGGCTTCGGCGACCGCTTCGACATGGAACGGGGCCGCGACCTGCGGCACAACGTCACCCAGTTGGGCGAGAAAAGCTCCCCGGCCAACAAGAAGTGGCTGGACATCCCCACCCATATCCGCGACCGTCAGCAGACGGAGAGCACCACCCGCATCAGGCCGGCCGTCTCCTTTATCGAGGACGACGAGGACCAGTACGACATCCCGACCTTCCTGCGGAAGTCAGTGGATTAA
- a CDS encoding cell division protein FtsQ/DivIB, with protein MRDFAASPYHRKKVAANKVKIQRQPLDLKKYLRPLGKVALGLSGVALVCAVCFGIYRAFSSATFFRLKNVEVSNSRRLTREEILAIAGAEPGRDLLRMNLKLMGEHLMRNPWIESVRIRRYLPDGLSIAVTEREPLAVVNMGFIYYLDTKGNIFKVLNQGDRLDYPVITGFSEEDLNTDPAGTREALKATCDLLTILREKGAFILADVSEIHYDKGYGFTMFTSSGALPVKIGSGDFAAKVDRFARIYRELMAQRATLHYIDLDYNDKIVVKKG; from the coding sequence ATGCGCGATTTCGCAGCCTCGCCATACCACCGCAAAAAGGTGGCCGCCAACAAGGTCAAGATCCAGCGCCAACCGCTGGACCTGAAGAAATACCTGCGCCCCCTGGGCAAGGTTGCCCTTGGCCTGAGCGGTGTGGCGTTGGTCTGCGCGGTATGCTTCGGCATCTATCGGGCCTTTTCCTCCGCAACCTTTTTCCGGCTCAAGAACGTGGAGGTTTCCAATTCCCGGCGCCTGACCCGGGAGGAGATCCTGGCCATCGCCGGCGCCGAACCGGGGCGCGACCTGCTGCGCATGAATCTGAAACTCATGGGCGAGCACCTCATGCGCAACCCCTGGATCGAGTCGGTCCGCATCAGGCGCTACCTCCCGGACGGCCTTTCCATCGCCGTCACCGAGCGCGAGCCGCTGGCCGTGGTCAACATGGGGTTCATCTACTACCTGGACACCAAGGGCAACATCTTCAAGGTGCTCAACCAGGGGGACCGCCTGGACTATCCGGTGATCACCGGCTTCAGCGAAGAGGACCTGAACACCGACCCGGCCGGGACCCGGGAAGCCCTGAAAGCGACCTGCGACCTGCTCACGATTTTGCGGGAAAAAGGCGCATTTATCCTTGCAGATGTATCGGAGATTCATTACGATAAGGGCTACGGATTCACCATGTTTACCTCTTCCGGTGCACTCCCGGTGAAGATCGGTTCCGGCGACTTCGCCGCCAAGGTCGACCGGTTCGCCCGCATCTACCGCGAGCTCATGGCCCAGCGAGCCACGCTGCACTACATCGATCTCGATTACAACGACAAGATCGTGGTAAAAAAAGGGTAA
- a CDS encoding molybdopterin-dependent oxidoreductase — MVTLTIDGRQIQAPAGTTILDAAAELGIKIPTLCWLKKVSTTGACRICVVEIEGVDRFMTACNTPVKEGIVVTTTSPKLEKARQKTLELMLVNHPLDCPVCDAGGECDLQDTCFALKVDRNEYAAEREPLPIIYDWPLIENCSTRCILCEKCVKVCHEIVGADAIEVKNCGDRSLIGTVDGKPLNCDFCGNCINACPTGTLISKPFKFRGRPWTFDVTKSVCAFCSSGCQIEYHSRDGRVERVTSSDDGFNRGNLCVNGRFGYAAFNSSGRLTEPLLRDSAGKQQETVWDQALGTVAARLKDIVSESGGASVAGIGSPRATNEESYLFQKFLRAAVGTNNIDSEARLGYFPAQLIQWRMLGYSGGTTAMDAIEQATAVVVLGSDLKAESAGFAYRTIQAATKNDARLVVAGARASWLTPFANAFLHYRPGGEAWLVAGLNKAILAEGLENKTFIDTHTTEFAAFTAALDGISFERIDEASGVGEAELREAARLIGANGRVAVIYGAGIMRAADAAAAVTGVVNLALVTGAAGTDGAGIYPLDEKNNTQGMLDMGVCPEYLPGYHGYDHAAARFGAEWKATVPGTAGKDLFQIVEGIEKGEIRALYVMGSDPLHFMPDRGRILKALQKLDLLVVQDLFLTDTARLAHVVLPAASGAEKSGSFTTVDNRVQCFPRAVAPAGEARTDGEILAKLYDLVAPVTNIAAVSAEELHHEIARLTGLYSEQCDHEGCRMGRVKNRPAFSGQPATFGPVTPAPPVRRDGAHPLNLIIGPVLHHNGTFSTWSDNNMAVAGEAYVEVASPDAHKAGVVTGNVVKISSPRGSIILTARVLDEAPEGTLFVPSHFREAQVNLLTQGAGATVGVKLEKA, encoded by the coding sequence ATGGTTACGCTGACGATTGACGGCAGGCAGATACAGGCCCCCGCGGGGACGACTATCCTGGATGCGGCCGCCGAGCTGGGGATCAAAATTCCCACGCTCTGCTGGCTGAAGAAGGTTTCCACCACCGGGGCCTGCCGCATCTGCGTGGTGGAGATCGAGGGGGTTGACCGGTTCATGACCGCCTGTAACACCCCGGTCAAGGAAGGCATCGTTGTCACCACCACGTCGCCGAAGCTGGAGAAGGCCCGCCAGAAGACGCTGGAGCTGATGCTGGTCAACCACCCCTTGGACTGCCCGGTGTGCGATGCCGGGGGCGAATGCGACCTGCAGGACACCTGCTTTGCCCTCAAGGTGGACCGGAACGAGTACGCCGCCGAGCGGGAACCGCTCCCCATCATCTACGACTGGCCCCTGATCGAGAATTGCTCCACCCGCTGCATCCTGTGCGAGAAGTGCGTCAAGGTCTGCCACGAGATCGTGGGGGCCGACGCCATCGAGGTCAAGAACTGCGGCGACCGCTCCCTGATCGGCACCGTGGACGGGAAGCCGCTCAATTGCGATTTCTGCGGCAACTGCATCAACGCCTGCCCCACCGGCACGCTCATCAGCAAGCCCTTCAAATTCCGCGGCCGCCCCTGGACCTTCGACGTGACCAAAAGCGTCTGTGCCTTCTGCTCCTCCGGTTGCCAGATCGAATACCATTCCCGCGATGGCCGTGTGGAGCGGGTCACCAGTTCCGACGACGGCTTCAACCGCGGCAACCTTTGCGTCAACGGCCGTTTCGGCTATGCCGCCTTCAACTCCTCCGGCAGGTTGACCGAGCCGCTCCTCAGGGACAGCGCCGGCAAACAGCAGGAGACCGTTTGGGACCAGGCCTTGGGTACGGTGGCGGCCCGGCTGAAGGATATCGTCTCCGAGAGCGGCGGGGCCAGCGTGGCCGGTATCGGGTCGCCCCGGGCAACCAACGAGGAGAGCTATCTCTTCCAGAAGTTCCTGCGTGCCGCCGTGGGTACCAACAACATCGACTCCGAGGCGCGCCTCGGCTATTTCCCGGCCCAGCTCATCCAGTGGCGGATGCTGGGCTACAGCGGCGGGACCACCGCCATGGACGCCATCGAGCAGGCCACGGCGGTCGTGGTCCTGGGGAGCGACCTCAAGGCCGAATCGGCCGGTTTCGCCTACCGGACGATCCAGGCCGCCACCAAAAACGACGCCCGGCTGGTCGTGGCCGGTGCGCGCGCCAGTTGGCTCACGCCGTTCGCCAACGCGTTTCTCCACTATCGTCCCGGCGGCGAAGCTTGGCTGGTGGCGGGCCTCAACAAGGCCATCCTGGCGGAAGGGCTTGAAAACAAGACATTCATCGACACCCATACCACGGAGTTCGCCGCGTTCACTGCGGCCCTCGACGGGATTTCCTTCGAGCGGATCGACGAGGCGAGCGGCGTGGGCGAGGCAGAGCTGCGCGAAGCGGCCCGCCTCATCGGCGCCAACGGCCGCGTGGCCGTCATCTACGGCGCCGGGATCATGCGTGCCGCCGATGCCGCCGCTGCGGTGACCGGCGTGGTCAACCTGGCGCTGGTGACCGGGGCGGCCGGCACGGACGGGGCCGGCATCTACCCTCTGGACGAGAAGAACAATACCCAGGGGATGCTGGATATGGGGGTCTGCCCCGAGTATCTGCCCGGCTATCACGGCTACGACCATGCCGCCGCCCGTTTCGGCGCGGAGTGGAAAGCCACCGTTCCCGGCACGGCCGGCAAGGATCTCTTCCAGATCGTCGAGGGGATCGAAAAGGGCGAAATACGCGCGTTGTACGTCATGGGGAGCGACCCGCTGCACTTCATGCCGGACCGCGGCCGCATCCTGAAGGCCCTGCAGAAGCTGGACCTGCTGGTGGTGCAGGACCTGTTCCTGACCGACACCGCCCGTCTGGCCCACGTCGTGCTGCCCGCCGCCAGCGGGGCCGAGAAGTCCGGTTCCTTCACCACCGTGGACAACCGGGTACAGTGCTTCCCCCGGGCCGTGGCCCCGGCCGGCGAAGCCCGCACCGACGGCGAGATTTTGGCGAAGCTGTACGACTTGGTGGCGCCCGTAACCAATATCGCGGCCGTGTCGGCGGAAGAGCTGCACCACGAGATCGCCCGGCTGACCGGTCTCTACAGTGAGCAGTGCGATCACGAAGGGTGCCGCATGGGGCGGGTCAAGAACCGTCCGGCTTTCAGCGGCCAGCCGGCAACCTTTGGGCCGGTGACGCCCGCCCCCCCGGTCCGGCGGGATGGGGCCCACCCCCTGAACCTGATCATCGGACCGGTGCTGCACCATAACGGCACCTTCTCCACCTGGTCGGACAACAACATGGCCGTTGCCGGAGAGGCGTATGTGGAGGTGGCATCCCCGGACGCGCACAAGGCCGGCGTCGTCACCGGAAACGTGGTGAAGATCTCCTCGCCCCGGGGGAGCATCATCCTCACGGCCAGGGTCCTTGACGAAGCCCCGGAGGGCACGCTGTTCGTCCCGTCCCATTTCAGGGAGGCCCAGGTGAACCTGTTGACCCAGGGAGCGGGCGCCACGGTGGGGGTCAAGCTGGAAAAGGCCTGA